A genomic segment from Syngnathus scovelli strain Florida chromosome 3, RoL_Ssco_1.2, whole genome shotgun sequence encodes:
- the pggt1b gene encoding geranylgeranyl transferase type-1 subunit beta isoform X2, with translation MADEENLSEEPEQLDFLRDRHVRFFQRTLQVLPERYASLETTRLTILFFALSGLDVLDALDVIDSNVMIEWIYSLQVLPTEDQSNLSRCGFRGSSHIGIPYSTKGPGVLHPYDSGHVAMTYTGLCSLLILGDDLSRVNKQACLAGLRALQLNDGSFYAVPEGSENDIRFIYCAASICYMLDDWSGMDIQKAIEYIRGSLSYDSGFGQGAGRESHGGWTYCAIASLCLMGQLKKALSPRELDRIRRWCIMRQQSGFHGRPNKPVDTCYSFWVGATLELLDVFQYTNFDKNRTFILSTQDRLVGGFAKWPDSHPDCCMWNVSATRRQRGHLATLDKWHFQNTKKMRSQT, from the exons ATGGCGGACGAGGAGAATCTCTCGGAGGAGCCGGAGCAGCTCGACTTTCTCCGAGACCGGCATGTTCGCTTCTTCCAGAGGACTTTGCAGGTTTTGCCCGAGAGATATGCATCTTTGGAGACCACCAG GTTGACTATATTATTTTTTGCCTTGTCCGGCCTGGATGTGCTTGATGCTCTGGATGTCATCGACAGCAACGTCATGATCGAGTGGATCTACTCATTGCAAGTGCTACCCACGGAAGACC AATCCAACCTCAGCCGTTGTGGTTTCCGAGGATCGTCACATATCGGAATTCCTTACAGCACCAAG GGTCCTGGGGTGCTGCATCCTTACGACAGCGGCCATGTCGCCATGACGTACACGGGACTGTGCTCCCTTCTCATACTCGGAGATGACCTTAGTCGGGTCAACAAGCAGGCATGCCTGGCCGGCCTCAGGGCCCTGCAGCTCAATGACGGCAG TTTTTATGCCGTGCCAGAAGGCAGCGAAAACGACATCCGTTTTATCTACTGCGCAGCCAGTATCTGCTACATGCTAGACGACTGGTCGGGCATGGACATCCAAAAGGCCATCGAGTACATTCGAGGAAGCCTG TCGTACGATAGTGGTTTTGGTCAGGGAGCTGGGCGAGAGTCACATG GCGGCTGGACATACTGCGCCATTGCCTCCTTGTGTCTGATGGGTCAATTGAAGAAGGCGCTGAGTCCGCGGGAACTGGACAGAATCCGCCGCTGGTGCATCATGAGACAGCAAAGCGGCTTCCACGGGCGGCCGAACAAACCCGTTGACACGTGCTACTCCTTTTGGGTGGGCGCAACGCTAGAG CTTTTAGATGTGTTCCAGTACACCAACTTTGACAAGAACAGGACCTTCATTCTGTCCACGCAGGATCGATTGGTTGGTGGTTTTGCTAAGTGGCCAGACAGCCATCCAG ACTGCTGCATGTGGAATGTGTCTGCGACACGGCGCCAAAGAGGCCATCTGGCGACGTTGGACAAGTGGCATTTCCAAAATACCAAAAAAATGAGATCACAAACTTAA
- the pggt1b gene encoding geranylgeranyl transferase type-1 subunit beta isoform X1, with product MADEENLSEEPEQLDFLRDRHVRFFQRTLQVLPERYASLETTRLTILFFALSGLDVLDALDVIDSNVMIEWIYSLQVLPTEDQSNLSRCGFRGSSHIGIPYSTKGPGVLHPYDSGHVAMTYTGLCSLLILGDDLSRVNKQACLAGLRALQLNDGSFYAVPEGSENDIRFIYCAASICYMLDDWSGMDIQKAIEYIRGSLSYDSGFGQGAGRESHGGWTYCAIASLCLMGQLKKALSPRELDRIRRWCIMRQQSGFHGRPNKPVDTCYSFWVGATLELLDVFQYTNFDKNRTFILSTQDRLVGGFAKWPDSHPDPLHAYLGLCGLSLIGEPSLRKVHPALNITQRAFECLSQLQQTWRGQ from the exons ATGGCGGACGAGGAGAATCTCTCGGAGGAGCCGGAGCAGCTCGACTTTCTCCGAGACCGGCATGTTCGCTTCTTCCAGAGGACTTTGCAGGTTTTGCCCGAGAGATATGCATCTTTGGAGACCACCAG GTTGACTATATTATTTTTTGCCTTGTCCGGCCTGGATGTGCTTGATGCTCTGGATGTCATCGACAGCAACGTCATGATCGAGTGGATCTACTCATTGCAAGTGCTACCCACGGAAGACC AATCCAACCTCAGCCGTTGTGGTTTCCGAGGATCGTCACATATCGGAATTCCTTACAGCACCAAG GGTCCTGGGGTGCTGCATCCTTACGACAGCGGCCATGTCGCCATGACGTACACGGGACTGTGCTCCCTTCTCATACTCGGAGATGACCTTAGTCGGGTCAACAAGCAGGCATGCCTGGCCGGCCTCAGGGCCCTGCAGCTCAATGACGGCAG TTTTTATGCCGTGCCAGAAGGCAGCGAAAACGACATCCGTTTTATCTACTGCGCAGCCAGTATCTGCTACATGCTAGACGACTGGTCGGGCATGGACATCCAAAAGGCCATCGAGTACATTCGAGGAAGCCTG TCGTACGATAGTGGTTTTGGTCAGGGAGCTGGGCGAGAGTCACATG GCGGCTGGACATACTGCGCCATTGCCTCCTTGTGTCTGATGGGTCAATTGAAGAAGGCGCTGAGTCCGCGGGAACTGGACAGAATCCGCCGCTGGTGCATCATGAGACAGCAAAGCGGCTTCCACGGGCGGCCGAACAAACCCGTTGACACGTGCTACTCCTTTTGGGTGGGCGCAACGCTAGAG CTTTTAGATGTGTTCCAGTACACCAACTTTGACAAGAACAGGACCTTCATTCTGTCCACGCAGGATCGATTGGTTGGTGGTTTTGCTAAGTGGCCAGACAGCCATCCAG ACCCTTTGCACGCCTACTTGGGCCTGTGCGGTCTGTCTCTGATCGGAGAGCCCAGCCTGAGGAAAGTCCATCCGGCTCTCAACATCACCCAGAGGGCTTTCGAGTGCCTCAGTCAGCTGCAGCAGACATGGAGGGGACAATAG